The genome window CCAAATGCTATATAGGGATGGTCATTCAACAATAAATATGGAAATTTTGGCCTTTTGaaagaaggggagccttggagtaACGATAAATTTATTAACATGTAATctataggtcacgagttcgagccgtgaaagCAGTCACTATcgctaatgcttgcattatggTAGATTGTTTATATCACATCCCTTGGGGTACGGCACTTCCCCGTATCCTGCGTGAATGTGAATTGCTTTTTGCACCggattacttttttttttttctggctTTTGAATGACGTCTAAAAAATAGTATAACATGACCATATGATTTTGTACATTCCACGAGCGTTTCATAATATTTTCTCCTTTTCATTGCCAATTTTTCCTTCGTGCGCATGATTTTCAGGATCAACAACTGTTATGCACGAGGCCACATGCATTTTATTAGTATATGCATGCAAAAAAATGGAACCAGGTAACATCTTTGAACTAGTGTAgtactttaatttattttttctttcaaatCTTTTAAGTACGCTTTATAAAGGTAAAATTCTGGTTTATCAAATATGGTGGAAATACTTTATTAAGGAAAACGCCGAAAAATGTGCATGAACATTGCTGCACTAACTCGAAAAGGTGGAATTGTAAAAATTCTATCTATAAAAGCAAAAGTGCAAATCTTTAAAGGGAAAAAAAAGTACTTTGGCAGTTCTTTGATGAGCTGCATATCTATACAGCATTAAAAGCAGAATTAAATGGTAATATTATTTGTTAAAAGTTAAAACACTTAATTTCAAGTTGCGTTACAAGTTCCCACCCACGGAAAAAGATTTTTGTCCCTCTATATATATGTTCACAGGTATCAATCAAAcaacccggtgcactaagctcccgctatgcgcgggatccggggaagggccggatcacaagggtctatcgtacgcaACCTTATCCTGTATTTTTGCAAGAGATTGTTTCCACGGCTCAATCAAAGAACAAGTTATTGAAATTAACGAAGAGTAGTCGCACCAATTGAACAATTTTTAATGTATTATCAGGAAAAAAGTGAATCTTATAAGATTTAACCTAAGTACTAAAAATGGACTTGTAAACGCCTCAAGATTCAATCTTATAATGGATTACAGTATTACACTTTACATTCATCATGCTCTAATTTTGATACATGAATGATTGcaatttattttattcctttCATCTCAATTTATGTAATAAAAGATTTGATTTAACAATATTTAAGAAATAAAAGAAGActtttatataatatataaaaagaCTTTTGACATTACAAAGTATCAAAATTGCTCTTACTATCAATAATTAAATAAAGGGTGGTGAGAGTTTCACATTCCGTTTTATTTTCTCTCATAGTAAAAGAATAAACTTTTATATTAAGTGAGTttaaataaataacaacaataacaacaaatttAGCGTAATCCCACAAGTGTCATCAgaggaaggtagtgtgtacacagactgtATTCCTACCTTGTTAAGGTAGatactgttttcgatagaccttaGCTTGACTAAAGGACAGAAGAATAACAAACAGTAATAACAAGCAATAACAACAGTAAAATAAGATGgtataataagaaaaatattactCTTTTCGGGACAAATTAAAACGAAAAATGTGTCTCACGTAAAATAGGACCAAAGGATTATATTATATGATCTACCATGAAATGGATTTGGAACGGTTCATACAGCTAGAATAGTTGAAAAAAGATCTAGGATGCATGGTAGGATAAAATGCGGATTAAGATGGAAAAAGTAAAAGGAAGAACTATATATATGGCAAATATTTTACTGAAAGTGTAATGAGCTGGGGCAATGGTTGAAATATGAAGGGCAAAAATCAGTTTTAGCTCACTGACCAAATTATTTATATTCAATAGCTATAAatgtgtataaaatttatatattatttttataagtacaaaaaaaaaaaaaaaaatatatatatatatatatatatatatatatatatattattttattattattattattatttttttacaaCTATTATTTTTAGAGTAACTTGTATAGTGTTGATAGGTAAAAGTGAAGAGGGGACCAAAAGGGGTGTCCTTTTCTTCATTATTTAGACAAAGTTCGAGCAGATCAATTACTTGATTTAAAGGTGTCCTTTGGTATTTTTCATGTAAAAAAGTTTTGGAACTTCAATCATTATAGCCACGCTCCATTCTCAAATTATTCTTGACCTCAACTAACTATTTCTGTTTATTGACTGTAATAAGAGTACCACATACCTATTCCTCCCGGGAATAAGGGCTCCCACTGATCTGATCACGCTTATTGGTTAACCGGGTTTAAAATTTTTGTGAGGTCATTAGTTCAATTTTTATTGGTCATaatcttttttaattttttttaacctTTTCTTATTTAAATCTCCTTTAGCGAAAATCCTACCTCTGCCACTGGTCATCCAGCTAATTAAATTCGTGCTGCATTGGACTTAGTTCGAGGGGAGATGCCTCTTATCAAAATCTCAAGATCTCTCGCTAAGGGTGGAGGAATTTCATCAGCAGTGGAGCTAGAAATTTTGATAAGGAGATTCAAATCATTAAAAAATGTCACGCCTGTAATTTGAACCTGCATTTTCTGATTTTATGGGATTCAAAATTTTATACATGCGTAAAAATCTAGTTTTATCATATTAACGCTAACTTTTCAGATTAAGGAAATTCAATTGAATCTTCTTTGTACACAATATGTGTTGTGGTATTAGAAGTTgggaaataaataagaaaatatttatgcATAATATTTGAGCAAAAGTtaagattttttttctttcttttgctagAATTTAGTTTAGTGTAGATTGCAAGGGACATTAGGCGGAGGCTGCATGCTTAAACGGATTATCAGGTAACCTAACGAAGCTTTAAAGTTTAAACCAACAACTTTTCAAGGAAGGACATATGGAATGGTCAATTTCTTTCCTTCTTTTAGAATGAAATGATATGATTAAACCCGTTGTGGCAGGGCGGCTCAAGCGCAtgtgtggcctaaagccaaaaaGTAATGTGAGACCtaattttttaaaagaaagttatGATATGTATCTTTATTTGAAGTCCATTTTTCTAGTTTTTTAAGATGAAAagttgttaataatttttttatagtcGATTTCCTCTATAATTTGTTTTCGATTGATAATATAGCCAACTTATTTAATCTTTCATGagatattgttgatcttaggTATTATCAATGGAGTATAATTATGAAAAACTTCTTTTCTTTGAAGCATTTTTTTTATAGAAAAACTCTAGTTTTATATTATaagtactaaatatttttttaaatacttATAAACCTATTATTGCTAAAaaatgggggagggggggggggggggcaaattTGGAGGCCTAAGGCACTAGCCTTACTTGTCATGAGGTTAGAGCCGGCCTTGCTTGGCGCAAATGCTCTATCAAATATTTTGTttaatacaacaataataacaatacacCCAGTTAATTTTATAACTGAGATTTAAGAAGGACTGGGTGTACACACAACCAACCTTTAACTTAAAAAGATAGAAAGGTTGTTTGATCCtcggaaaatattttatttaatgaTCTGCAAAATGTAATGGAGATGAAACTACGTTTTGATGTGCATTGCTAAATTAAATTGTAGTCTTCTTTGGTTCGTTGTTATAATACGTAGTCATCAACATCAGTTATATAAACTTTATTATGATATACAATGTAGTCGCATTACAAAAGTTTATGTTCAACGTTACATATATGGTTCAAAATTGCGTAATTCGTATAAAAATATAGCAAAGCGCTTGTAGATCATTTGTTCACTGTTCATGATCCGAAAATTGGTAGCATTACTTTTATGTTAAATATTTTTTATGAGAATGGTAAAGTTCGAATCAGTTTACGAATAATTTTACCATTTAAATATATTTAACTACCACCTCATGCCAacacagaaaaagaaaaaagaatatcTAGTTTGCATTTCATTTATAAATTAATATTACTATTTAGAGAATACAACTCAAATTCTTAATTTTTatagtattattttttttaaattatccaAAACTTAACTAGTATTTGGTTTGTCAAAAACAAATAATATATGCCAATGATTAATAAAGGCTCCAAGCACTTGTGCACACAGCCAAGATTTCAAAGCAAATGagttcaataaatatatttatttaacCCAAAACATTAATCTATAAATTCTATCATCAATCATCATTAATTAAGGCCACCCTCTCCCTCCCAAAAGCTTTTAAAGCCTTCTCTTCTGCCCAGCTAAAGCAAAAATTAAAAACCATGGAAATGGATGGAGACTCTCCACCTTACTGGTCCCAACCTCCCACCACCGCACTCCTCCGTCAACGCCGCCGACAACCACCCTCTCCTCTCATCAGCCCTGTTATTCTAATTCTACTTCTACCCATTCTTACTATTCTCATTTTGTTCTTTTTGGTTCCTCCTTTCCTTTCACACACTACTCAAATTCTTCGGCCTAATACTGTGAAAAAAGGATGGGATTCGTTTAATATCTTGCTTGTTGTTTTTGCTATTCTTTGCGGTGTTTTTGCCCGCAAAAATGATGACAATTCAGCTGATAACAGTGGTACTGTTTCTGCCAATCAAAGAAATAGAATTGTTTCAACAAGTGAGACTTCAGCTGATGATACGCGGCAGTCTATTTCTAATGATCAATGGTTTGAGCATAGTGTTGAGAAAGCTTACAATTTTGCTCCAATTGGATTACCGGAAACTGGTGTTAACCGGTTAAGGAGAAGCAGCAGCTCGTATCCTGATCTGAGACAAGTGCCGCAATGGGAAACCGGTGAGAACCAGTCCAGGTTTTTTGATGATTTTGGAGTGAATTTATACCGTTCTACGGCAGCGCTGGAGTATGAAAGTCGCCGTCCGCGGCGGAGCGAGAGACAGAGGGAAGAATCTGATATTAAGGTGATTCCTGTGGATACATTTGAAACTCGTTCATCTCCACCTGAACAGAGTCCGTCGCCAGAAAAACCTCCGTTGCCGTCATCGAAGCCACCACCGGCAAATTTAAAACGGAGAAGATCATTTCATAGTGTTCCGCGCAAGGACAAGGTTCAAATGCAGAGTAATGAAGCTGAAGTACTAGTTGAGCTCAACAAAAAACAAGAGCCTTCACCACCAACACCACCGCCGCTAACGGAGCAGCCATCACCACCGGTGGAAAAGCCTCAAAAGCTTCAGCGGAGAAAGAGTGGTACAACGGAATTAGCCACAGCTATTGCCTCATTGTACAATCAGggtaagaagaaaaagaagagaacaAAGAAGAAAGATATTTTTGAGAGCGTCTCTGATTCTCCACCATCTGCAGAATCAGTCCTGCCACCACCAACACCGCCACCGCCGCCTCCTCCACCACCTACGCCGCCGTCTAAGGTTTTCCAAAACCTTTTcaagaaaaataggaaaagtaaacGTGTACATTCCGATCCTTCCACTGCAGCAACAGCAGCACCGCCTCCTCCACCTCCGCCGCCGCCTCCAAATTCAATTTTCAACAATTTGTTCAAAACCGGCAGCAAAAGCAAACGATTTCAAcaaacatcatcatcaactcCTCCACCGCCTCCTCCGCCGCCGCCACCACCTTCTTCAATTCTCAACAATTTGTTCAAACACGGAACCAAAAACAGGCGATTCAAATCATCAactcctccacctcctcctcctccgccGCCGCAAACACACTTGTCATCAAGGCGGAGAAAAACTTCAACACATTCTCAACCACCATTGCAACAACCGGAACCTCCACGTCGACGTTCATCATATTCTAGCAAACCTCCATTGCCAACAAGACACGTCACTAGTTACTATGACGATAACTTGAACAATGGCTCACAATCGCCGTTAATACCAATGCCGCCTCCTCCTCCTCCGCTATTCAAAATGCGGGAGATGAAGTTCGTTCCTTCCAGTGATTTTTTCAGGATACGGAGCGAGCACAGCTCTCGCTGCAGCTCGCCGGAAATTGAAGAAGTTGACGTTGATGAAATGTCCGTTAGATCGTCCTCGGAGGCAATGGACGGTGAAGATTTAACCGGGCCGTCGGTTACTTGCCCGAGCCCGGATGTGAACGCGAAAGCGGACTCTTTCATTGCCCGGCTACGAGATGAGTGGCGATTAGAGAAAATGAATTCATATCGTGAAAAGAGAAACTTGGGCTGAGGCCTCAGGCCCAGGCCCAATATGAAGATTCTTAGTTATGGCTCGTCCTTTTTCTTTACCAATAATTACTTTATATTTATACAAACTAATTAAAATTGGTCACATAATAGTAGAGTATATAGAGATCTTATAGAGGTAAATACGATTTGGGAGTTGGCTCTGGTTGTTTTTTATTTTCAATTGGAGCCTTGTAAACATAGAGAAGGAtgtgattttttaaaaaaaaaattggaatcgATTGTTTGCAACgaaatgatttttaaaaatacGCTATTGCGGAAATTGTTTTTGAATAAATTAGTGGTATTTGTTTCTATCAAATTACTATTACAttctaaaatttatttttcaaacataGTTTCTAAAATATATGTCTATACAGCTTTGGCAAACATTAGACTGGCTTTCTAGAAAAAATCTTATTTGCAAAGACTGGTTTTCGAGGTTGTGGTTTAAATGTGCCTTTCAAAGATTTTTTAAAGGAATTCTTTGCACTCACAAAACACATGTTTTTTTGTTTGAAAAGGTTACAACTATTCAAATACATTTTTGattccacaaaaaaaaaaatccaatcaAAATTTTCTGAAATGGCTACTGGAAATTTTTCTACATCCTACAAAGAAATCTTTGGAAAAACATGCTTATTTAAGTTTTTATAAAAAAAGTGGCTGTTTTTTAAAAGAAAAGTTCTTATTCAAACTCATAAAACACTCAAAAAGCACTAAAGGCAACACAATTATCAAACACATATTTTTGCATAAATATTTTCACAAAGATTGTCCAAACAATTAATAAATGAATTGACATGAACTCTGCAATTATAATTGTCATTTATGCTCTCTGTTCTGCTATGAGTACTTGACCAACGCAACGACAACGGAGAATTTTGTTGGTTTTGCGTCTTGAAACAAGGTATTAACTACTCTATTGGCTTtaataaaagtgataaatatTCATCTTTAAGATGTTCAATTGCATGTCATTTAGCACAAAGGTATTGGAACTAGTCAAACTAATTAGGTTTCAATAATGTGCAAAACCAACCAATTAATGAATCTAAAAGCGACATTTCAACAAATATATTCATCAACATGCACCAAATGAGGTGATGTAGTCCTTTTAACAAAATCGAATCGACTCTTGAAGCATTCAAGTTATCATATACAATAATGTGCATCACATTTTGATATTTTTCCAAAACCGAGGATTTATCGGAAACAAACTCTCTACCTTTGTAAGATAAGGTTAAGGAATACGTACACACTACTTTCTCATACCTCATTTATTTTTCAAAAGAGGCTAACAATAAAAAGTGAAAGCCTCGTTTCAGATCATAATGCATATACTTTGGTGAGTAAAAAATATGCAAGATTCATTATTATGCTTTGAATTGCAATTATATAGACCTCACTTGTTTTTCAAAAGCATTTTTCAATGAGATTAAATCTTGTAAGTTGTGACATAGATAATATTTAAGtactattcacaatatgctgtaaAACTTTATTTAAATAAGAATCAAGAATAAGAGGAAAATAGTATAGCGAGAAATACCCTCCACATATGCACAACAATACACAGTAGGCTGATATGTTAATACATGTATACAAGAAATTTAAATAATTCTTAACGGTTTATTCGATAAGAAATATAAGTAATCTGCTTccaaaccgttaagccgttaattataaaatctcaatccgttcaccatccattaccccGATAACCCGGTACCAATAAGTCATCGGTTCGATTCGGTTTGATTAATGGTTAATGGTtacggttcgattttgaacacccctaagcGTGGGTCTGCCCCTGCCTCTCAGACTCCACTTATGAGACTAATTATACTGGACTTACTGTTGTTTTCATTTTGAAAAATCAATGCGATAGACAGCTTTTAATATATAGTGGACATGTAACATTAATCGTAAACCAATATGTCCAAATCCATCCAACTTTAAAAGAGAAGCAAATGACGAAATTTAAGTAGAGCCATATATACTTTAAAAAGAGTCTCCATCTATGTATTCGTATCTACTTTGAAGTGGTTTCTAACAACAGTCACAGTCCTCAATTGGATAGTGAAAGTGATAAAGTTGAAGAAGAGatcataaaataaaacaaaagatgGACCAAAAATAACCTAACATACTTTTTTTAGGAGCAAACATCACTCAACTTCAAACAATCTGTCACTTCTTTTCTTACACAATTAGAAGAAGACAAAAGACAAACTAAAAAAGAGAGCTTATAATTAAACTACTCTAAAGAGAAAAAGCACTTGAGCAAGTGCAGGGCGGCTCAAAGAAGTTGGTGGCCTAAAGTCAAATTGTATTAAGAGGCCTATTTCACAAAATTCATGTAATAGTGAGACACAAAAGATTATTGTTCTAATCAATGGGTCAATTAAACATGAGAAAGTAGCTAAATCAAAGAAACAGAGTTTGAAATTGGAATGAGAAATCTCAAAGTCATgtgaaagaaaggagaaaaaattagaacgaaaaaggaaaataaatataCTACTAACAAGAGGAGATTTATCGCTCTTTATTCACTCATATGTGCATTCTTAACTAaataaacaaataataaaatttgAACTCGCATAagaaatataatatataataatatagtataatatttttGGGGCCTCTAGAATTTGGGGCCAAGGCAATGGCTTGAGCAGCCTTACCCTCCGGCAGGCCCTGGTCAAGTGCCAACCTTTTTGGGATTATTTTAAGAAGCCATTTCTCAAACATAATGCTAGGACATCCAAAAAGTATCCACAAAAGAATATACAGAAAATTTTAAAGTCTTGGGGGcggttaaattattttttttcttgctCTAACgatatatacatataaaaaaaattaaaacatgatatacaatataattaaattgtgCTTATTAACTCACTGATTCTAAAACCTTGATTCACCTCAACAGAGACCTCCAAACCTATAGCATATAATGCACGTATAGTCATGTAAATTTTTTACTCTTTTTTGGGGGGTGAAAATGCCTTTTGGTAAGTGGAACTCCGAAGGAAACTAAGCATTGTGCTTCACCTTTTATTGCTTTAACTTTTTGATTGTTTAGTGAACTTGAATTTATATATCCTCTGCAGAAATAATATTTACAGTAATAAAAGCAAAATAATCACGTAACATCGAGATACAGTAATttacaagaataaaagagtgacaacgacaccaagatttttacgtggaaaccCCTTTGAATAAGAGAAAAAATCACGGCtccgagacgagcaactgatatcactatatcaatgaattttacactttgtaggtccgagtaaaatactccaaaggccactacaacactcaaaagaaaccctcttttgatattctcacctcactacaatattgctcactctctatttttctcacagactattttcttataccttgtctgtgaaacttcactctttctttctctctttgttggtgtgtagaaatgagagtTGAAGCTCTCATTTTATAGTcgaagcctcactctctaaaACCTACTAAATTTGATAATTTGCAcacacttttccttctttttcttcaatgttgacaattcaacaaagttggctaccaacccAAAGAAATttaacaaagttggctaccaaaccaaagaaattcaataaagttggctaccaaaccaaaaaaattcaacaaagttggctaccaacccAAAAAAAATTtccttaggcacatgcctattactttggctATTGAATGAGATGGACCCCATCAATCTCCCCCTCCGGTCTCATTCATCAAGAGGAGGTAGCattgtcttctagtttgagtgcatgtcaacaagttctttgcatagctcgaacttgtctcttggtaccaccttggacAATATATCAACAGGATTTTCATTCGTGTGAATCTTTTTGACCTGTAAAGATTCGTTCTCCACCTGCTAACGAATCCAATGATATATCACATTTCTATGCTTTGttcttgcatggtacatggagttcttgctcaagtctattgcactttgactgtcacaatagatgacatactccttttgatgcaattccagctcttgaagaaactgcttgagccataccatctccttgccagcttctgTAGCGGGAATGTAATCTGCTTCAGCTTCAGTTGTTGAAAGTGCAACACATTTCTGCAATttagactgccatgatatagctccccctgaaaatataaataaatatccaGTAGTAGATTTTCtgttatcaatgtcacctgccatatcagcatCTGTATAGCCCTTCAATATTGGATGAGATCCTCCAAAGCACAAACAATCTCTCGTGGTATCTCTCAagtacctgagtatccacttgactgcttcccaatgtTACTTTctaggattttcaaggaatctgctaacaacacaaattgcatgagcaatatcaggtctggtgcataccattgcatacatcaagcttccgactgttgaagaataaggaactctagccatgttccctttctcctccactattgtaggacacatcttcttgctcaactttagatgactagcaagaggtaTGCTGACTAGCTTAGCATccttcatgttgaagcgttccagtatacgttcaatgtacttctcctgagataaccacaactttctgcttgttcgctctcgaactatcttcatacctAGAATTTGTTGTactgggcccaagtccttcatatcaaatgacttggacaaatctcctttcaactttgcgatcaaccccttatcttttcctacaattaacatgtcatccacatataacaacaatataataaagttatttttagaaaatcttttgaagtatacatttgctgtcatgacccaaaatccatgtTACTGGCACCCGGCACACTACCcgacccgagcgaaccaaaccatgtgatgcacccaaatcatatgcatgaaaactaATTTAATtgcggaagctccttgaaaatcatatacattttcaagttaaatgataaaatattttccaattcaaaattaCACATGACGTCTTTCATGATAAtaaaaatgagactaagtaaaataaatatactttcatgtatgtcgtgtacaaccccgtcattacaacctttcacaactatctatggaacCTCTATACCAAGATAGAACCAACGAttggagtaattccaacaaaataaaataagaaagaacatggtagctaccacgaaataaaagtggtgcttcataatatctcggaaagagagtcatcctagcatgaccgcatgccacgtatcatatcattctgaaacatgtaaagtaagcaggGCCCTGGAGGGCCcccctaagggctgagtacaccacatcggtactcaataagtgtcatagactctctctaactcaagttcttgggataaactttataaaaataatacaccaatatttgatataaaacgataaaaTTTTTTATCAATTCACGAcccttattattttaaataacaactaagtgaaatataaatcacaatataaacttttaaagcatttacatcaatccaagattttggattAAATCATTacatttgctttaagtcatcggaatcactttcggctccttaggcctaaacataagaaaatcatccttacctttcactgggagtactataccatcaccaacataagaaagtcgactaggttatgtacctagcggcaagtatcgtataccctacttgctcaagTCGTCTCATCATAGTgtcgtacgaatcgactcagccatgctaataatagcacaaaatagtaccctctcgagggagagcactttgccgtagtctataccacaaagtggccatctacgcctacaccggtatgtgtagtttcatgacaacgaacacgatatatccgaagtcaatctcggtgaacataagtagctcccaaaatatttgatacttcaaaaatagattcatagcatagtagcttcaaatgatctatttttatcaactcATAGCATTTATACaaaatctaaatcatttgaacaaaaattaaataaataaccttttacatgctaCGACATTTAGCAATTTAATGTCAAtatttaaaagataccacaagtgttATTCTGTTCGTCAATTTTCAAAAGAAGTAGtttccatgaaaacttatctttagcactcaaatatgtatactcttgtcaatacgtaagttttagtaaaaacttataatatttaccttgagtgtcactttgccaacaagatttaaaataaattttataaaacgGCATGACACTACgtatgcaacataatattctagtacatggagacatccgtacttatttGTTCCCACAAGCACGAAAGCAAATTTGCAAAtaacttaagtattaacttgaaacatgcttttagagaaagtctctcaagaagagtaagttttaatcaacttacctcgcttttaCTTTATTAATgttcacaagctttcaatcctcctccatcattccaatattgattaaaatgctcaacatcaccagcaagtcgatatctacaattagatatcctaattacatcagaatatgacctaagatattgatcaacttccatatatggctcataagttggctacaagcctccaacaactcaaatcgccaaatagttttatatgctagaccattcaacttcattcttatgttttaatacccattcgaagtcattaatgatactacatcaattgtccattgccaccaagttactattcattgcttccataatcaacacttgtaaaatatacaattcgggtgattacttagttgatcacttccatcttttgctaacaattatttccataggttcattgtattcataaattgcatcgtcaagattaccattcatcttctctcttattttctcaaaagtactattcatgccatgaactagagttttataatccaatctttcaactattaaaacttgtaacaaatgctttaaatacttctaactactcataataaatgagtttgaagcattggaatcacctttagtagatcaatcttgaaaaatcacaactttgatgatttttgtgttcttgaggatttgatgaagaaatctagtatttggatataagaatgatgttagaactcatgcaTATTGAGTACTAATCAACcaaaaacatcattaacaacttaccttggttgattggacttgatttgagctcaaaatcgcaccttcacctcaagaaccctaatccccaaatactcaaaatatttttctccccctaccttgtatttataggcccagatttctgggtttcggatgcggacctggatgcttcgcatccctaCTTCACTTCTTTTTGAAGCTCGGATGCagacctggacgctatggcagcacttcactgccagtcTCTCTTTCGGACgtggcctcggatgcttcgcatctgcaggctcctccgccagcctttggtaatttgttcataacttcttgtaggaatgtccaaatgacaaacggtttgaagtgttagaaactagactcgaagatctttcattttataggttTTCCATcatataaatccttatataaatataaat of Nicotiana tomentosiformis chromosome 7, ASM39032v3, whole genome shotgun sequence contains these proteins:
- the LOC104099132 gene encoding formin-like protein 7; this translates as MEMDGDSPPYWSQPPTTALLRQRRRQPPSPLISPVILILLLPILTILILFFLVPPFLSHTTQILRPNTVKKGWDSFNILLVVFAILCGVFARKNDDNSADNSGTVSANQRNRIVSTSETSADDTRQSISNDQWFEHSVEKAYNFAPIGLPETGVNRLRRSSSSYPDLRQVPQWETGENQSRFFDDFGVNLYRSTAALEYESRRPRRSERQREESDIKVIPVDTFETRSSPPEQSPSPEKPPLPSSKPPPANLKRRRSFHSVPRKDKVQMQSNEAEVLVELNKKQEPSPPTPPPLTEQPSPPVEKPQKLQRRKSGTTELATAIASLYNQGKKKKKRTKKKDIFESVSDSPPSAESVLPPPTPPPPPPPPPTPPSKVFQNLFKKNRKSKRVHSDPSTAATAAPPPPPPPPPPNSIFNNLFKTGSKSKRFQQTSSSTPPPPPPPPPPPSSILNNLFKHGTKNRRFKSSTPPPPPPPPPQTHLSSRRRKTSTHSQPPLQQPEPPRRRSSYSSKPPLPTRHVTSYYDDNLNNGSQSPLIPMPPPPPPLFKMREMKFVPSSDFFRIRSEHSSRCSSPEIEEVDVDEMSVRSSSEAMDGEDLTGPSVTCPSPDVNAKADSFIARLRDEWRLEKMNSYREKRNLG